One region of Terricaulis silvestris genomic DNA includes:
- a CDS encoding NADP-dependent oxidoreductase encodes MKAFILDRYGSALRFGDMPEPELRDDEVLVQIHAAGVNPVDSKIRDGEFKLILPARLPRILGNDLAGIVLRVGARVRRFKPGDEVYASAPTERIGAFTELIAIQEGALAIKPKNLTMEEAASIPLVGLTAWQALVERANLKAGQKALIHAGAGGVGTFAIQLAKHLGATVATTTSTANVELVKSLGADVVIDYKKDAFEAILRDYDVVLNSLGTDTLEKSLRVLKPGGKLISISGPPDPAFAKQIGASWPLQLVMGRLSARIRKQEKSHRVEYSFLFMRVNGDQLREITSLIEAGVIRPVIDQVFPFERTNDALAYVETGRSKGKVVIKVR; translated from the coding sequence AGCTGCGCGACGATGAGGTGCTGGTTCAAATCCACGCTGCTGGCGTCAATCCGGTGGATTCCAAGATCAGAGACGGCGAGTTCAAACTCATTCTGCCTGCTCGGTTGCCGCGTATTTTGGGCAATGACCTGGCCGGTATCGTGCTTCGGGTCGGCGCGCGTGTGCGGCGATTCAAGCCCGGCGATGAAGTCTATGCGAGTGCTCCGACTGAGCGCATTGGCGCCTTCACGGAATTGATCGCGATCCAAGAAGGCGCTTTGGCGATCAAACCGAAAAACCTCACCATGGAAGAAGCGGCGTCCATCCCGCTGGTCGGCCTTACGGCATGGCAGGCGTTGGTTGAAAGAGCCAACTTAAAGGCGGGCCAGAAGGCGCTCATCCACGCGGGCGCCGGCGGCGTGGGCACATTCGCGATTCAGCTCGCGAAGCACCTTGGCGCGACCGTCGCGACGACAACGAGCACGGCGAATGTCGAACTGGTCAAAAGCCTCGGCGCGGATGTTGTCATCGATTACAAGAAGGATGCCTTCGAAGCGATCCTGCGCGACTATGATGTCGTCTTGAATAGTTTGGGCACGGACACGCTCGAGAAATCTCTGCGCGTGCTGAAGCCCGGCGGAAAACTCATCTCAATCTCGGGTCCGCCCGATCCCGCTTTCGCGAAACAGATTGGTGCGAGCTGGCCTTTGCAATTGGTGATGGGCCGCTTGAGCGCTCGGATTCGCAAGCAGGAAAAATCTCACCGCGTCGAGTATTCCTTTCTGTTCATGCGCGTGAACGGCGATCAATTGCGCGAGATCACGTCTCTCATCGAAGCCGGCGTCATCCGCCCGGTCATCGACCAGGTCTTTCCGTTCGAACGAACAAACGACGCCCTGGCCTACGTCGAGACCGGACGCTCCAAGGGCAAAGTCGTCATCAAGGTGAGATAG
- a CDS encoding alpha/beta fold hydrolase produces MNTTTKQISGSSDAWKRAPTKFVDVGGTQFAYRQLGPDNGVPVIFLNHLAAELDRWDPRVVDGIAARRRVIVFDNRGVGLSEGSAPTSVEAMARDAIAFIRALGYKQVDLFGFSLGGFVSQVIALEAPELVRKIILAGTGPAGGAGIDQVTSLTIRDMIKAGLTFKHPEYYLFFTGSPNGRRSARDFLQRLKERAANRDKGVSIKAFRNQLKAIHAWGVQTPSDLSRIRQPVLVANGDHDRMVPSGNSVDLARRLPNSELVLYDDAGHGGVFQHHGAFVKKALEFLEAA; encoded by the coding sequence ATGAATACGACCACCAAGCAGATATCCGGCTCAAGCGATGCGTGGAAGAGAGCGCCGACCAAGTTTGTCGATGTTGGCGGCACGCAATTCGCCTACCGGCAACTCGGCCCGGACAACGGCGTGCCGGTGATCTTCCTCAATCACCTCGCGGCTGAATTGGACAGGTGGGATCCTCGTGTCGTCGACGGCATCGCCGCGAGACGCCGCGTGATCGTGTTCGACAACCGAGGCGTCGGCTTGTCAGAAGGATCGGCGCCCACATCGGTGGAGGCAATGGCGCGCGACGCAATCGCCTTCATTCGTGCTTTGGGTTACAAGCAAGTCGATCTGTTCGGCTTCTCACTTGGCGGCTTCGTCTCGCAAGTGATCGCGCTCGAAGCGCCAGAATTGGTGCGGAAGATCATCCTGGCGGGCACGGGACCCGCTGGCGGAGCGGGCATCGACCAGGTGACGTCGTTGACCATTCGCGACATGATCAAGGCCGGCCTCACCTTCAAGCATCCGGAATACTATCTCTTCTTCACCGGCTCTCCCAACGGCCGAAGATCGGCTCGCGACTTCCTGCAACGCCTGAAAGAGCGCGCCGCCAATCGCGACAAGGGGGTCTCAATCAAAGCGTTTCGCAACCAGTTGAAGGCAATTCACGCGTGGGGCGTTCAAACGCCGTCCGATCTGTCGCGTATTCGCCAGCCGGTGCTGGTGGCGAATGGCGATCATGACAGGATGGTGCCGAGCGGCAATTCGGTCGATCTGGCGCGTCGGCTGCCGAATTCCGAACTCGTCCTCTACGACGACGCGGGACACGGCGGAGTCTTCCAACACCACGGCGCTTTCGTGAAGAAGGCCTTGGAGTTCTTGGAGGCAGCTTGA
- a CDS encoding multidrug effflux MFS transporter: MTNSITLHSSASSAARLTPALVTLLACLAALGALSTNIILPSFPTMAADLGATTRELGVTVSGFLLAFALGQIVVGPLSDRYGRKPFVLGGLVVFVAGSVVAASGDSLGLVVAGRVIQALGVCAASVLSRAIARDLFDGAALGRALAFTMVAMAAAPGFSPLLGAAIDSTLGWRASFLFVGALGFLVALFYGAALGETNPPARRSSARFADIVGAYGQLLVNPSFIPPALSVSLIVGGLYAFFASAPAILIDDMQLDTIEFGMFFAATVLVVFGSGMIAPRLAKRFGQKQIALAGAVIALAGAIILLASGLADFGLAGFAVAITIFLLGMGMANPLGTAITLHPFGHQAGIASALLGFLQMGCAAVAITSAALFATTAAIALAIVLLVSTGIAVVFFMAAPNDRQEDHHDA, encoded by the coding sequence ATGACAAACTCCATCACTTTGCATTCGTCAGCCAGTTCGGCGGCGCGCTTAACGCCCGCTCTGGTGACGTTGCTTGCCTGCCTGGCTGCGCTTGGCGCTCTCTCCACCAATATCATCCTGCCCTCGTTTCCAACGATGGCCGCCGATCTTGGCGCGACCACGCGCGAGTTAGGCGTGACGGTGAGCGGCTTCTTGCTGGCTTTCGCGCTCGGTCAAATCGTGGTGGGTCCATTGTCGGATCGCTACGGACGCAAACCGTTCGTGCTAGGCGGGCTCGTGGTCTTCGTTGCTGGCAGCGTCGTGGCGGCCAGCGGTGACAGCCTCGGGCTCGTTGTCGCGGGGCGTGTCATACAGGCGCTCGGCGTTTGTGCGGCGTCAGTCCTGTCGCGCGCCATCGCGCGGGACTTGTTTGACGGCGCCGCACTGGGACGCGCGCTCGCGTTTACAATGGTCGCGATGGCGGCAGCGCCAGGCTTCTCCCCACTGCTCGGCGCGGCGATCGACTCAACGCTTGGCTGGCGCGCATCGTTTCTGTTTGTTGGCGCGCTTGGTTTTCTAGTCGCGCTGTTCTATGGCGCCGCTCTGGGAGAGACCAATCCGCCCGCGCGCCGATCCTCAGCGCGCTTCGCCGATATCGTCGGCGCGTACGGGCAATTACTTGTCAACCCGAGCTTTATCCCGCCGGCGCTCAGCGTCAGCCTCATCGTGGGCGGATTGTACGCCTTTTTCGCTTCGGCCCCGGCAATCCTGATCGACGACATGCAGCTCGACACCATTGAGTTCGGCATGTTTTTCGCCGCGACCGTTTTGGTCGTGTTTGGCTCCGGCATGATCGCACCGAGACTCGCGAAGCGTTTCGGTCAAAAGCAAATCGCTCTCGCGGGCGCGGTCATCGCGCTGGCGGGCGCCATAATCTTGCTTGCGTCCGGCCTGGCTGACTTCGGTCTCGCGGGATTCGCTGTCGCCATCACCATCTTCCTGCTTGGCATGGGGATGGCGAACCCACTTGGCACGGCGATCACGCTTCACCCGTTCGGCCATCAAGCCGGGATCGCCTCGGCGCTGCTCGGTTTCCTGCAAATGGGATGCGCGGCCGTCGCGATAACGTCCGCAGCGCTGTTTGCGACAACGGCGGCAATTGCTCTGGCAATTGTGTTGCTTGTCTCGACCGGCATTGCCGTCGTGTTCTTCATGGCCGCGCCCAACGACCGACAAGAAGACCACCATGACGCTTAA
- a CDS encoding YciI family protein, translating to MKCYLCKYIPPRADFLATMTAEERDWMKQHGAFLDELLEQGLIVAHGPVADPNGGYGVSLYRIADDQNIEAITSNDPIVRNGAGHYEHHPMPHLRTRD from the coding sequence ATGAAATGCTATCTGTGCAAGTACATCCCGCCGCGCGCGGACTTCCTCGCAACCATGACTGCGGAAGAACGCGACTGGATGAAGCAACATGGGGCCTTCTTGGATGAACTCCTCGAACAGGGATTGATCGTCGCGCATGGGCCCGTGGCCGATCCAAATGGCGGCTACGGCGTGTCGCTGTATCGGATCGCAGATGATCAGAATATCGAGGCGATAACCTCCAACGATCCCATCGTTAGAAATGGCGCCGGCCACTACGAGCACCATCCAATGCCTCATTTGAGGACGCGCGACTAA
- a CDS encoding TetR/AcrR family transcriptional regulator, producing MKVSGAKRKALPQDLPARTKRDEQRDATRQALKAAARKLFLNGEYFTTNVQSIAVEAGVTRATYYLHFPTKQAILWELLREEIQRQRGMYLRLAALSEPSIADVRDWLSHFARATQRSRRMISFSQMAVGLHPELINVFSEARDELLDILSNAYPTLRRSETRGARVNPKRIEGHLLIMQIDEVCLNLALGVWPLDRQASIDFLAARVAAFLASLDQ from the coding sequence TTGAAAGTCTCAGGCGCCAAGCGCAAGGCCCTTCCACAAGACCTGCCGGCGCGAACCAAGCGCGACGAACAGCGCGACGCCACGCGTCAAGCGCTGAAGGCGGCGGCGCGTAAACTGTTCCTCAACGGCGAGTATTTCACGACCAACGTGCAGTCGATCGCCGTCGAAGCCGGCGTGACACGGGCCACCTATTATCTCCACTTCCCCACGAAGCAGGCGATCCTGTGGGAGCTGCTTCGTGAGGAGATCCAACGCCAGCGGGGGATGTATCTGCGTCTCGCCGCGCTCTCTGAACCGTCGATTGCTGACGTGCGCGACTGGCTTTCGCATTTCGCCCGGGCGACGCAGCGCAGCCGCCGCATGATCAGCTTTTCGCAGATGGCTGTCGGCCTGCATCCCGAGCTGATAAACGTCTTCTCCGAGGCGCGCGACGAACTCCTCGATATTCTGAGCAACGCGTATCCGACGCTGCGGCGTTCCGAGACGCGTGGCGCACGCGTGAACCCAAAGCGCATCGAAGGTCACCTCCTCATCATGCAGATCGACGAGGTTTGCCTCAATCTCGCGCTCGGCGTTTGGCCGCTCGACCGCCAAGCAAGCATCGATTTCCTCGCTGCGCGCGTGGCGGCGTTTCTGGCGAGCCTCGATCAGTAG
- a CDS encoding TonB-dependent receptor: MAGEAWRIMLCATTLFAGLDTVALAQSAAEEEDIVVTARRREEALQSVPITVTAFTGEQLREQSISTTEELQFHTPALQVVGTTYGPSVPSFTIRSQRQLEPIITQDPSVSIYFADVAQARPHGVNASLWDLDSVQVLKGPQGTLFGRNTTGGAILITPARPDLEAFGGYSALRVGDYDMLGGTFVFNVPLSDEFAVRVGANADTHEGYSTNVLTGEKLDNQNAYSWRLSALWRPTTTFETLFIYSAFEDINNGVAQRLTATRLASQADDLARAQALDFHEFESNLDPRFAKAQSSNLGNITTIDLSSTLTFKNIVGYRSVSAHTSEDTDGSSEAIFESFYELDADQFSEEAQLLGRALDNRLDWIVGAYYFQEDGNDMQDSLLFGLRHSEASATNTSYSVYAQGTYDTPWLEGLSLTAGLRQTWDEREITARNRTNGVCRILTANIGGVPISPCEKTVSTEFDQLTWTLTADYQVNEDTLLYGTVRTGYRSGGFNLRAGIPREFEPFRPETVTDYEIGLKADWSLAGAPVRTNLSIYYDQYEDVQRTNSFIDPDIGAFTTIVFNAQQATIQGFEADATIEPIEGLELRAYYSYSDASYDEWRLPNGVDLSANQFSFAPEHSGGGSIRYEWPLGGDMGQIAAQIDYFTQSEIQFTDVNEPTGVGAAYELWNLRADWNDLGGQPVDLSLFVKNALDEEYHPAGNTTYVSVGFSSGFLGAPRTIGAELRYRFGAEAD, translated from the coding sequence ATGGCTGGCGAAGCCTGGCGCATCATGTTGTGCGCGACGACACTCTTTGCGGGATTGGACACCGTCGCCCTCGCCCAATCGGCGGCTGAGGAGGAAGACATCGTCGTCACCGCGCGCCGGCGCGAAGAGGCGCTGCAATCCGTCCCGATCACGGTAACCGCCTTCACCGGCGAACAACTGCGCGAGCAAAGCATCTCGACAACGGAAGAGCTCCAATTCCATACGCCAGCCTTGCAGGTCGTCGGCACGACGTACGGACCGTCCGTGCCGAGCTTCACCATTCGCTCGCAACGCCAGCTCGAGCCGATCATTACGCAGGATCCCTCCGTCAGCATCTATTTCGCGGACGTGGCGCAAGCTCGCCCACACGGCGTCAACGCGTCCTTGTGGGATCTCGATTCAGTGCAGGTGCTGAAAGGCCCGCAAGGCACTCTGTTTGGCCGCAACACGACCGGCGGCGCCATTCTGATTACTCCGGCGCGGCCCGATCTTGAGGCCTTCGGCGGTTACTCGGCGCTGCGGGTCGGCGACTACGACATGCTGGGCGGCACGTTCGTCTTCAACGTGCCCTTGAGCGACGAATTCGCCGTCCGAGTCGGCGCCAACGCCGACACGCACGAGGGCTACAGCACCAACGTTCTCACCGGCGAGAAGCTCGACAACCAGAACGCCTACTCTTGGCGCCTCTCCGCGCTGTGGCGCCCCACGACGACGTTCGAGACGCTGTTCATCTATTCCGCTTTCGAAGACATAAATAATGGCGTCGCGCAAAGATTGACGGCCACCCGCCTCGCGTCGCAGGCGGACGACCTCGCCCGCGCGCAGGCGTTGGATTTCCACGAGTTCGAAAGCAATCTCGATCCGCGCTTCGCCAAGGCGCAATCCTCGAACCTGGGCAACATCACGACGATTGACCTCTCCTCCACGCTCACGTTCAAGAACATCGTCGGGTATCGCAGCGTCAGCGCTCATACGTCGGAAGACACGGACGGCTCGAGCGAGGCGATTTTTGAATCCTTCTACGAACTCGACGCCGATCAATTCAGCGAGGAGGCGCAACTTCTGGGGCGTGCGCTGGACAACAGGCTCGATTGGATCGTGGGCGCCTATTACTTCCAGGAAGACGGCAACGATATGCAGGATTCGCTGCTGTTCGGCCTCCGGCACAGCGAAGCGAGCGCCACCAACACGTCTTACTCGGTCTATGCGCAGGGTACTTACGACACGCCTTGGCTCGAAGGCCTCTCCTTAACGGCCGGCCTGCGGCAAACCTGGGACGAGCGCGAGATCACGGCGCGGAACCGAACCAATGGCGTCTGCCGCATCCTCACGGCCAATATCGGCGGCGTACCGATATCGCCATGCGAGAAAACCGTGTCGACGGAGTTCGACCAACTGACCTGGACGCTGACGGCGGACTACCAGGTCAATGAGGACACGCTCCTCTACGGTACGGTGCGCACTGGTTATCGCTCCGGCGGGTTCAACCTCCGCGCCGGCATCCCGCGCGAATTCGAGCCGTTCAGGCCGGAAACCGTGACGGACTACGAAATCGGGCTTAAAGCGGATTGGTCACTCGCCGGCGCCCCGGTGCGGACCAATCTCTCCATCTACTACGATCAGTACGAGGACGTGCAGCGCACCAATTCCTTCATCGACCCCGACATTGGCGCCTTCACCACCATCGTCTTCAACGCGCAGCAGGCCACGATCCAAGGCTTCGAAGCCGACGCAACCATCGAGCCGATCGAAGGGCTAGAGCTGCGCGCCTATTATTCTTACTCGGACGCCTCCTATGACGAATGGCGCCTGCCCAACGGCGTCGATCTCTCGGCCAACCAATTCTCGTTTGCGCCCGAGCATTCCGGCGGCGGCTCGATCCGCTATGAATGGCCGCTCGGCGGCGACATGGGGCAGATAGCGGCGCAGATCGACTATTTCACACAAAGCGAAATCCAGTTTACCGACGTCAATGAACCGACAGGCGTCGGCGCGGCTTACGAACTCTGGAACCTGCGCGCCGATTGGAACGATCTTGGCGGCCAGCCCGTCGATCTCTCTCTCTTCGTCAAAAACGCGCTTGACGAGGAATACCATCCGGCCGGCAATACCACCTATGTCTCCGTCGGCTTCAGCAGCGGGTTCCTCGGCGCGCCGCGCACGATTGGCGCGGAATTGCGCTACCGCTTCGGCGCGGAGGCCGACTGA
- a CDS encoding AMP-binding protein → MKRREITLPPQDAVKLPMGVLPAYHAARTPKAPAITVDHHTVTFGELEASANRRARMMAARGVGQDDLVMLSAPNGLAFYETAFAAWKLGASVCHVNARLPDPELSAIVDLARPKLIVGAAPAGWSTETHLLPDAPVDQSLSPEALEPSVARHWKVSTSGGSTGRPKLIVDRMPSLWSPEFGSLGQRPGDVTVNPAPLYHNAPFGLMHVMLFIGGHVVEMKRFEPCRMLELVARWRATWLYLVPTMMHRIWRIAPEKRERHDLSSLELIIHMAAACPVWLKENWIDWLGPDVLWELYGGTEVLGATIINGREWLEHKGSVGRLWMGKGMKVLDERGDECAPGQIGEIYFDVSGGQPYEYVGAEARRRGDWQSFGDMGYLDADGYLYIADRRTDMIISGGANVYPAEVEAALEEHPNVGSSVVIGLPDDDLGHRVHALVELAPNAKADAHGLKVFLATRISGHKIPKTFEFTSEPLRDEAGKVRRSALRDERL, encoded by the coding sequence ATGAAGCGTCGCGAGATCACGCTGCCGCCGCAGGACGCCGTGAAGCTGCCCATGGGCGTGCTGCCGGCTTATCATGCGGCGCGCACGCCCAAGGCCCCCGCGATCACGGTGGATCACCACACCGTCACGTTCGGGGAGCTTGAAGCAAGCGCCAATCGACGCGCCCGCATGATGGCGGCGCGAGGCGTTGGTCAAGACGATCTGGTGATGTTGTCGGCGCCGAATGGGCTTGCGTTCTACGAAACGGCATTCGCCGCTTGGAAGCTCGGCGCGTCGGTATGCCATGTGAACGCGCGGCTTCCCGATCCCGAATTATCGGCGATCGTGGACCTCGCGCGCCCGAAACTGATCGTCGGCGCCGCGCCGGCGGGCTGGTCGACGGAAACGCATCTCCTCCCCGATGCGCCCGTCGACCAGAGCCTGTCTCCAGAGGCGCTCGAGCCGAGCGTCGCACGGCACTGGAAGGTGTCCACCAGCGGCGGATCGACGGGGCGGCCGAAGCTCATCGTCGATCGCATGCCGAGCCTGTGGAGTCCGGAGTTCGGATCACTTGGCCAAAGACCGGGCGACGTCACCGTCAATCCGGCGCCGCTTTATCACAATGCGCCCTTTGGGCTCATGCACGTCATGCTCTTCATCGGCGGCCACGTCGTCGAGATGAAGCGCTTCGAGCCGTGCCGCATGCTGGAGCTTGTCGCGCGCTGGCGCGCCACCTGGCTCTATCTCGTGCCCACGATGATGCACCGCATCTGGCGGATTGCGCCTGAAAAGCGCGAGCGCCACGACCTCTCCTCGCTCGAACTTATCATTCACATGGCGGCGGCGTGCCCCGTCTGGCTGAAGGAGAATTGGATCGATTGGCTGGGGCCGGATGTGCTCTGGGAATTGTACGGCGGCACCGAAGTGCTCGGCGCCACGATCATCAACGGCCGCGAGTGGCTCGAACACAAAGGCTCCGTCGGCCGGTTGTGGATGGGCAAGGGCATGAAGGTGCTCGATGAGCGCGGTGACGAATGCGCGCCCGGTCAGATCGGCGAAATCTATTTCGACGTGAGCGGAGGCCAGCCCTATGAGTATGTCGGCGCCGAAGCCCGCCGGCGTGGCGATTGGCAATCATTCGGCGACATGGGTTATCTCGACGCGGACGGCTACCTCTACATCGCCGACCGCCGCACTGACATGATCATCTCCGGCGGCGCCAACGTCTATCCGGCGGAAGTGGAGGCCGCGCTCGAAGAGCATCCGAACGTCGGGTCCAGCGTCGTCATTGGCTTGCCTGACGACGATCTTGGCCATCGCGTGCATGCGCTCGTCGAGCTTGCGCCGAACGCCAAGGCGGATGCGCACGGGCTCAAAGTGTTCCTTGCGACGCGCATCTCTGGCCACAAGATCCCGAAGACGTTCGAGTTCACTAGCGAACCGTTGCGTGATGAGGCTGGCAAAGTGCGCCGTTCGGCGCTCCGCGACGAGCGGCTCTAG
- a CDS encoding MFS transporter, with translation MAQDSTVSDGRARVAGLTGWPAVAILLVLCTVSFLDRQVISLMVDPIRSDLGITDFQISLLHGLAFGAFYAIFGFPIGWLVDRVSRRWVIFGGVTIWSLAASACGFAQNWLQLFVGRLGVGAGEAALSPAAYSLIADMFPPRRLALAIAVFALGATIGTAVAVAVGGWIITAIGDAAFVRLPLIGDVRPWQAVFIVTGLPGLVLAFAAFAMHEPRRRDLPAGGGKRSFAELVAFLRSHWRLFACHFVGFGCLSMIGYGVGAWTPSYLIRHFGWIPGNVGGALALVLLLGAIPGGLFSGFMVDRMFAAGRKDAHLRYFAFAMVVPLTIGVGAFFVDDAIIFLVLMALLQFVLPFSGVASAALQIVTPSHMRGQVSALYLFVFNMMGLGLGPLVVAMFTDFVFKDAAAVGYAIAASVALLAPIAALLLALGMKPLREAVDAAKAWS, from the coding sequence ATGGCGCAGGACAGCACAGTTAGCGATGGCCGGGCGCGCGTGGCCGGTCTTACCGGATGGCCGGCCGTCGCGATCCTGCTCGTGTTATGCACTGTCTCGTTCCTAGATCGGCAGGTCATCTCTTTGATGGTCGACCCGATTCGCAGCGATCTCGGCATCACCGACTTCCAGATCAGTTTGTTGCATGGTCTGGCGTTCGGCGCGTTCTATGCGATTTTCGGGTTTCCGATTGGCTGGCTGGTTGATCGCGTGTCGCGGCGGTGGGTGATTTTTGGTGGCGTGACGATCTGGTCGCTGGCCGCGAGCGCCTGTGGTTTCGCGCAGAACTGGCTGCAGCTCTTCGTCGGACGCCTCGGGGTGGGCGCGGGCGAGGCCGCGCTTTCGCCGGCCGCGTATTCGCTGATCGCGGACATGTTTCCACCGCGACGCTTGGCGTTGGCCATCGCCGTGTTTGCCCTTGGCGCCACGATCGGCACGGCGGTCGCTGTCGCCGTCGGCGGTTGGATCATCACCGCAATCGGTGACGCCGCGTTCGTACGGCTGCCGCTCATCGGCGATGTGAGACCCTGGCAAGCTGTGTTCATCGTAACGGGCTTACCCGGATTGGTCCTGGCGTTTGCTGCGTTCGCGATGCACGAGCCGCGGCGACGCGACCTTCCCGCTGGTGGCGGCAAGCGCTCATTCGCGGAGCTCGTCGCGTTTCTGAGATCGCACTGGCGTTTGTTTGCTTGCCATTTCGTCGGTTTCGGCTGCCTTTCCATGATCGGCTACGGTGTCGGCGCCTGGACGCCGAGCTACCTCATACGTCATTTCGGCTGGATTCCTGGTAATGTTGGTGGCGCACTGGCGCTCGTATTGCTCTTAGGCGCGATCCCAGGCGGCCTGTTCAGCGGCTTCATGGTCGATCGCATGTTCGCGGCCGGGCGTAAGGATGCGCACTTGCGCTATTTTGCGTTCGCCATGGTCGTGCCGCTCACGATCGGCGTCGGTGCATTCTTCGTCGATGATGCAATTATCTTCCTCGTGCTCATGGCGCTGCTGCAGTTCGTGCTGCCGTTTTCCGGAGTCGCGTCCGCGGCGCTGCAGATCGTGACGCCGAGCCATATGCGCGGCCAGGTGTCTGCGCTCTATCTCTTCGTGTTCAACATGATGGGATTGGGGCTCGGCCCTCTGGTCGTGGCCATGTTCACCGACTTCGTGTTCAAAGATGCCGCTGCCGTAGGCTACGCCATCGCGGCAAGCGTCGCTCTGCTCGCGCCTATAGCCGCGCTGCTGCTGGCGCTTGGCATGAAGCCATTGCGCGAAGCCGTCGATGCGGCGAAGGCCTGGAGCTAG
- a CDS encoding AMP-binding protein, whose translation MTNCPTPHTWLADARSLYHAFEMAADRFGERIAIIDGDERLTWLDLRRESCLVARALMGSGVARGDRCCIWAANQARWIVTALGLHAVGATLVPVGARLKAREVGDILRRTRARLLFCDPGLVHDESIDGGDDLKAIVAFGGADDHTLSWAEFLLRAETVTEADLDGRILADAPDDLADILFTSGTTGVPKGVPMTHAQSLIACAQQQLCVSRFIAGDVFAVAYPFAHNAGYRAGWQAGLLFGATVIAVRNTKAIDFLRLIDEERVTILPAVPTIHQAMLAHPDRAQFDLSSIRNVSTGATVIPVELIADMRVFYGAEAVSTGYGLTEAAGSVSHTRPGDSADVIATTTGRPLDNLEVKLVDASHNEVRRGDAGEIAVRGPQIMRGYFEDAEATRAAFTEDGFLLTGDVGKFDAAGNLKITDRIKDMFIVGGFNVYPAEVEAQIRRMDGVEDVAVIGVEDHRLGQVGHAFIVRAARSTLDEAAIIAWCRGAMANYKAPRSVTFLDALPRNATGKVSKAALRVPG comes from the coding sequence ATGACCAATTGTCCAACGCCGCACACATGGCTCGCGGACGCACGCTCGCTCTATCACGCATTCGAGATGGCGGCCGATCGCTTTGGAGAGCGGATCGCGATCATCGACGGCGATGAACGGCTTACTTGGCTTGATCTTCGGCGCGAGAGCTGCCTCGTCGCGCGTGCCCTGATGGGGTCAGGCGTCGCGCGCGGCGATCGCTGCTGCATTTGGGCCGCCAACCAAGCGCGCTGGATCGTGACGGCGCTTGGCTTGCACGCCGTCGGCGCAACGCTTGTCCCAGTCGGCGCGCGGCTCAAGGCGCGCGAAGTCGGCGACATCCTACGCCGCACGCGCGCCAGACTCTTGTTTTGCGATCCGGGGCTTGTCCATGACGAGTCTATCGACGGCGGTGACGACCTCAAGGCGATTGTCGCCTTCGGCGGCGCGGACGACCACACTTTGTCGTGGGCGGAATTCCTGCTCCGCGCCGAAACCGTCACCGAAGCGGATCTCGACGGTCGCATCTTGGCCGACGCGCCGGATGATTTAGCCGACATCCTCTTCACCTCAGGCACGACTGGCGTTCCCAAGGGCGTGCCAATGACTCACGCGCAAAGCCTCATCGCGTGCGCGCAGCAGCAGCTCTGCGTGTCGCGATTCATCGCGGGCGACGTGTTCGCCGTCGCCTATCCGTTCGCGCACAACGCGGGCTATCGCGCCGGCTGGCAGGCGGGACTGCTGTTCGGCGCCACGGTTATCGCCGTGCGCAACACGAAGGCGATCGATTTTCTGCGCCTCATCGACGAGGAGCGCGTCACCATCCTGCCCGCCGTGCCGACAATCCATCAGGCCATGCTGGCGCATCCCGATCGCGCTCAGTTTGATCTCTCCTCCATCCGGAACGTTTCAACGGGCGCGACCGTCATCCCGGTCGAACTCATTGCCGACATGCGCGTATTCTATGGCGCGGAAGCCGTGTCGACAGGCTACGGACTGACAGAGGCCGCCGGCTCAGTCAGCCACACCCGCCCGGGCGACAGCGCCGACGTGATCGCGACGACGACAGGTCGCCCGCTCGACAATCTCGAAGTGAAGCTGGTGGACGCTTCGCACAACGAGGTCCGGCGCGGCGACGCCGGTGAGATCGCGGTGCGTGGGCCTCAGATCATGCGCGGCTATTTCGAGGATGCCGAAGCCACACGCGCCGCCTTCACCGAGGACGGTTTCCTGCTCACAGGCGATGTCGGGAAGTTCGACGCCGCAGGCAATCTCAAGATTACCGATCGCATCAAGGACATGTTCATTGTCGGCGGTTTCAACGTCTATCCGGCAGAGGTCGAAGCGCAGATCCGGCGCATGGACGGTGTGGAAGACGTCGCCGTGATCGGCGTGGAGGACCATCGCCTCGGCCAGGTCGGCCACGCCTTCATCGTCCGCGCGGCGCGCTCGACGTTGGATGAAGCCGCAATCATCGCCTGGTGCCGCGGCGCGATGGCGAACTACAAGGCGCCGCGCAGCGTCACCTTTCTTGACGCACTCCCGCGCAACGCAACCGGCAAAGTGTCAAAAGCGGCGCTACGCGTTCCAGGCTAA